The Pelagibacterium halotolerans B2 genome has a segment encoding these proteins:
- a CDS encoding YqgE/AlgH family protein, giving the protein MDTLKGQFLVATPDIGDERFAEAVIYLVAHGDDGAMGLVVNQPMDDMHLSDILAEIDLDGDDDEIRIPERLLHQNVFKGGPVDSSRGFVLHTSDYFRDGNSFAVDGDVCLTATLDVLRAMMAGKGPDASLLALGYCEWSAGQLENELRHNGWLTAASSNELLFSLPASKKYEAALAALGVTRATLSPVSGNA; this is encoded by the coding sequence ATGGACACGCTCAAGGGACAGTTCCTGGTCGCAACGCCCGACATTGGCGACGAACGCTTTGCCGAAGCGGTGATTTATCTTGTCGCGCATGGGGACGATGGTGCGATGGGGCTGGTTGTCAACCAGCCTATGGACGACATGCACCTTTCCGATATTCTCGCCGAAATCGACCTCGACGGCGACGACGATGAAATTCGTATTCCCGAACGGCTGCTGCACCAGAATGTTTTCAAGGGTGGCCCGGTCGATTCGAGTCGAGGCTTCGTTCTGCACACTTCCGACTATTTCCGTGATGGCAATTCTTTTGCCGTGGATGGCGATGTGTGCCTGACGGCAACCCTCGACGTGCTGCGAGCCATGATGGCCGGCAAGGGACCCGATGCCAGCCTGCTCGCGCTGGGCTATTGTGAATGGAGTGCGGGGCAACTGGAAAACGAGTTGCGTCACAATGGCTGGCTGACCGCGGCATCCTCAAACGAATTGCTGTTTTCCCTGCCGGCCAGCAAGAAGTACGAGGCGGCTCTGGCAGCTCTGGGCGTGACCCGCGCCACACTCAGCCCGGTGTCGGGCAACGCCTGA
- a CDS encoding protein-disulfide reductase DsbD domain-containing protein has product MKIIAAFLAVSALAGPCIASETDWVEVAPEVSVRLVSSDILDDSGTVWMGLEIDMPLDTKTYWRVPGETGLPLLIDTEGSQSVGGLEIKWPFPKREIAEGYLDHAFYGRVLFPLAVTVEGDAPTLVADITMGICSDICVPANARLEITPRLDVPDAPNDFRIRQALASVPLPHDGQGVLGEARFDTNAEAIVVDLLDADFDHSSMIADIADTNLVFGEPEVAKPGQLVFALLGRADPDTLDDAQVRFTFDSNEGPFEISRPLMASNIAQ; this is encoded by the coding sequence ATGAAAATCATAGCCGCCTTTCTTGCTGTTTCCGCCTTGGCGGGCCCTTGCATTGCCTCGGAAACCGATTGGGTGGAAGTTGCGCCAGAGGTTTCGGTGCGGCTCGTCTCGTCCGATATTCTGGATGATAGCGGTACGGTCTGGATGGGACTTGAAATCGACATGCCGCTCGATACCAAGACCTATTGGCGCGTGCCTGGGGAGACGGGGCTACCGTTGCTAATCGATACGGAAGGCTCGCAGTCCGTTGGCGGGCTGGAGATCAAATGGCCATTTCCGAAACGGGAAATTGCCGAAGGCTATCTCGATCACGCCTTTTACGGGCGCGTTCTTTTTCCGTTGGCGGTCACCGTAGAGGGGGATGCGCCGACGCTCGTTGCAGACATCACCATGGGTATTTGTTCCGATATCTGCGTGCCGGCCAATGCCCGCCTGGAAATCACCCCTCGGCTCGACGTCCCCGACGCTCCCAACGATTTTCGCATCCGGCAAGCGTTGGCTTCCGTTCCCTTGCCCCATGACGGCCAGGGCGTGTTAGGGGAGGCGCGGTTTGACACGAATGCCGAGGCCATTGTCGTCGATTTGCTGGACGCCGATTTCGACCACTCCTCGATGATCGCCGATATCGCTGATACCAATCTCGTTTTCGGCGAACCGGAAGTGGCGAAACCGGGGCAATTGGTCTTTGCGTTGCTCGGGCGTGCGGACCCGGACACCCTTGATGATGCGCAGGTGAGGTTCACCTTCGACAGCAACGAGGGCCCTTTCGAGATCTCGCGACCGCTGATGGCCTCCAATATCGCTCAATAG
- a CDS encoding peroxiredoxin, translating to MTIQPGQPIASVPVKHVTEGGVEDSTSADILGTGTVVFFTVPGAFTPTCHLNHLPGYLAAADQLKAAGVDKIVCGTVNDHHVVKAWAEATGALGTIEFIADGLGKLAGALGLERDLTGGGLGVRFNRASLLIRNGNVEIVNVEGAPGEVTSSGAPAMLEALKG from the coding sequence ATGACAATTCAGCCCGGCCAGCCCATTGCTTCGGTGCCCGTAAAGCACGTGACCGAAGGCGGCGTTGAGGATTCGACCAGCGCCGATATTCTGGGCACCGGCACGGTGGTATTTTTCACGGTCCCCGGGGCGTTCACCCCAACCTGTCATCTCAACCACCTGCCCGGCTATCTCGCCGCCGCCGACCAGCTCAAGGCGGCCGGCGTCGACAAGATCGTTTGTGGCACCGTCAATGACCATCACGTGGTCAAGGCATGGGCCGAAGCCACCGGGGCACTTGGCACCATCGAATTTATAGCCGATGGTCTGGGCAAGCTTGCCGGTGCGCTCGGGCTTGAACGCGACTTGACGGGCGGCGGTCTCGGTGTGCGCTTCAACCGCGCCTCGCTGTTGATCCGCAACGGGAACGTTGAAATCGTAAATGTCGAGGGTGCGCCAGGCGAGGTCACAAGCTCGGGTGCGCCGGCCATGCTCGAAGCGCTCAAGGGCTAA